The following are encoded in a window of Trichormus variabilis 0441 genomic DNA:
- a CDS encoding LysR family transcriptional regulator, with product MELRHLRYFIAVAEELHFSKAAERLHIAQPPLSQQIQQLEAELGVELFQRKTKRQVQLTEAGQVFLQEAYQLFAQLSKAIDLTQRTGRGEKGQLRVGFTSLVTYDLLPVILRQFREQFLEVELVLQELTTTQQEQALFDRRIHVGFAHPPLEDNTFNQECIHQEGLIVAMLVTHFLARQENISVRELKDENFIMFPRYLGPGLYDQILSLCQQGNFSPKVTIEAIQMQTIIGLVSGGMGIAIVPSSLQNLQRAGVVYRTLDEKTPLVETAVVWRQEDMTPVLREFLQIVRSVCVELIR from the coding sequence ATGGAACTACGACACCTGCGCTACTTCATTGCTGTAGCTGAGGAACTACACTTTAGTAAAGCCGCAGAGCGACTTCACATCGCTCAACCACCCTTAAGCCAGCAAATTCAGCAGCTAGAAGCAGAGCTAGGGGTAGAACTTTTTCAACGCAAAACTAAACGACAGGTGCAGCTAACGGAAGCCGGACAAGTATTTTTGCAAGAAGCTTATCAATTGTTCGCTCAACTGTCCAAGGCAATTGATCTGACTCAACGGACAGGTAGGGGTGAGAAGGGACAACTACGAGTAGGTTTCACCAGTTTGGTAACTTACGATTTGCTGCCTGTGATTTTGCGGCAATTTCGAGAGCAGTTTCTAGAGGTGGAGTTAGTGTTGCAGGAATTAACGACAACTCAGCAAGAACAAGCGCTATTTGATCGCCGCATCCATGTAGGTTTTGCCCATCCACCTTTAGAAGACAACACTTTCAATCAAGAATGTATTCATCAAGAAGGACTAATTGTAGCAATGCTCGTAACTCATTTCTTAGCTAGACAAGAAAATATTTCCGTGCGCGAGCTAAAAGACGAAAATTTTATTATGTTCCCCCGCTATTTGGGCCCTGGACTTTACGATCAAATCCTGAGTCTCTGCCAGCAGGGAAATTTCAGCCCAAAAGTGACGATAGAAGCAATCCAAATGCAGACAATTATCGGGCTAGTGTCAGGGGGAATGGGGATTGCGATCGTACCATCTTCTTTGCAAAATCTTCAAAGGGCTGGTGTAGTTTATCGCACTTTAGATGAAAAAACACCATTAGTAGAAACGGCTGTAGTGTGGCGACAAGAGGATATGACACCTGTTTTACGAGAGTTTCTACAAATTGTCAGAAGTGTCTGTGTTGAATTAATTAGATGA